A window of Juglans regia cultivar Chandler chromosome 7, Walnut 2.0, whole genome shotgun sequence contains these coding sequences:
- the LOC108980368 gene encoding protein FAR1-RELATED SEQUENCE 8-like isoform X1, whose amino-acid sequence MTDDSSFSPAINALSPQPNIGTTIEDGSQNSKQLLENDVDLENDHETEQLFETEDNDHEGNDFENECEQLFEIEGNDLETDRDDTAIVDGQNGISERKEYPPPVVGMEFESYDDAYNFYNCYAKELGFAIRVKSSWTKRNSKEKRGAVLCCNCEGFKTIKEANSRRKETRTGCLAMIRLRLVESNRWRVDEVKLEHNHSFDPERAQNSKSHKKMVTGDKRKLEPPVDVEVRTIKLYRTPVVDAIGDGSSNSNEGEPNNHVDRSKRLKLKTGDAQVIYDYFCRVQLTDPNFFYVMDINDEGNLRNVFWINSRARAAYGYFGDVVAFDTTCLSNNYDIPLFTFVGVNHHGQSVLLGCGLLADETLETYIWFFRAWLTCMSGRPPQTILTNQCRTMQSAIAEVFPRAHHRFCLPHVMQSILDNLGELLEYDAFQNEFRRIVYDSLKVDEFEMAWEDMIQHFGMREHEWLQLLYEDRERWAPVYSKDTFFAGMSNFEKGECMSPFFEGYVYQQTSLKEFFYMYELVLQKKHQKEALDDLESRDSSPILKTSSYYELQLSKMCTKAIFQKFQDEVVMMSSCFGITQVHANGPIVTYMVKEREGEEILRDVKNLEVIYDKAAAEVRCICSCFNFKGYLCRHALCVLNYNGIEKIPFQYILSRWRKDFKRLYVPDLGSNNVDITNPVQWFDHLYRRAMQVVEEGMISQDHYMVAWQAFKESLNKVRLVADKHV is encoded by the exons ATGACCGACGATAGCTCGTTTTCTCCGGCCATCAACGCCTTATCACCGCAACCCAACATCGGAACCACC ATAGAAGATGGTTCTCAAAACAGCAAGCAACTGCTCGAGAATGATGTTGACCTTGAAAATGACCATGAAACTGAGCAGTTGTTTGAGACTGAAGACAATGATCATGAAGGTAATGATTTTGAGAATGAGTGCGAGCAATTGTTTGAGATTGAAGGCAACGACCTTGAAACTGACAGGGATGATACAGCCATAGTTGATGGTCAAAATGGCATATCTGAGAGAAAGGAGTATCCCCCACCAGTTGTGGGGATGGAGTTTGAATCATATGATGATGcttacaatttttacaattgCTATGCCAAAGAACTTGGGTTTGCTATCAGGGTGAAATCTTCTTGGACAAAACGCAACAGCAAAGAAAAGCGCGGTGCAGTGCTCTGTTGCAACTGTGAGggtttcaaaacaataaaagaagcaaACAGTCGCAGGAAAGAAACTAGAACAGGTTGTCTAGCAATGATAAGGTTGAGGTTAGTGGAATCTAACAGGTGGAGAGTTGATGAAGTCAAGCTTGAGCACAATCATTCATTTGATCCCGAAAGAGCACAAAACTCCAAGTCACACAAGAAGATGGTGACTGGTGATAAAAGGAAGTTGGAGCCACCTGTTGATGTTGAAGTACGGACAATCAAGTTGTATCGAACACCTGTGGTAGATGCAATTGGTGATGGAAGCTCTAATTCCAACGAAGGAGAACCTAACAACCATGTTGATCGTTCCAAGCGCTTGAAGCTTAAAACAGGAGATGCACAAGTCATTTACGATTACTTCTGTCGGGTTCAGTTAACCGATCCAAATTTTTTCTATGTGATGGATATCAATGATGAAGGGAATTTGAGGAATGTATTTTGGATTAATTCTAGGGCTAGGGCTGCATATGGTTATTTTGGTGATGTGGTTGCATTTGACACAACATGCTTGTCAAACAATTATGATATTCCACTCTTTACATTCGTTGGTGTGAATCACCATGGGCAGTCTGTTCTGTTGGGCTGTGGTTTGCTTGCAGATGAGACATTAGAAAcatatatttggttttttagGGCATGGCTGACGTGCATGTCTGGTCGACCTCCACAAACCATCTTAACAAACCAGTGCAGGACCATGCAAAGTGCAATTGCGGAGGTGTTCCCCAGGGCTCACCATCGATTTTGTTTGCCACATGTCATGCAGAGCATTCTTGACAATTTGGGAGAGTTGCTGGAATACGATGCATTTCAGAACGAATTTAGGAGGATAGTGTATGATTCTTTAAAAGTGGATGAATTTGAAATGGCTTGGGAAGACATGATCCAGCACTTCGGAATGAGAGAACATGAGTGGCTTCAACTTTTGTATGAAGATCGAGAGCGATGGGCACCAGTATATTCGAAAGACACATTCTTTGCTGGAATGTCCAACTTTGAAAAGGGTGAGTGCATGAGCCCTTTTTTTGAGGGTTATGTGTATCAACAAACTTCTTTGAAAGAGTTTTTTTACATGTACGAATTAGTTCTACAAAAGAAGCATCAGAAAGAAGCTCTTGATGATCTTGAGTCAAGAGATTCAAGCCCTATTTTGAAAACAAGCTCCTATTATGAGTTGCAGCTTTCTAAGATGTGTACAAAAGCAATATTCCAGAAGTTCCAAGATGAGGTAGTAATGATGTCTTCTTGTTTTGGAATAACACAAGTTCATGCAAATGGGCCAATTGTAACATACATGGTTAAAGAACGTGAGGGGGAGGAGATTCTGCGAGACGTCAAGAATTTAGAAGTTATATATGATAAAGCAGCAGCAGAAGTCCGTTGCATTTGCAGTTGCTTTAACTTCAAAGGCTATCTTTGCCGACATGCGTTATGCGTCCTTAACTATAATGGCATAGAGAAAATCCCGTTTCAGTATATTTTGTCTAGATGGAGGAAGGATTTTAAGCGTCTCTATGTACCAGATCTTGGCTCCAATAATGTTGATATCACAAACCCAGTACAGTGGTTTGATCATTTGTATAGACGAGCCATGCAGGTTGTTGAGGAGGGCATGATATCCCAAGATCATTATATGGTTGCTTGGCAAGCATTTAAAGAGTCCTTGAATAAGGTTCGGCTTGTAGCAGATAAGCATGTGTAA
- the LOC108980368 gene encoding protein FAR1-RELATED SEQUENCE 8-like isoform X2 — MACFLYQIEDGSQNSKQLLENDVDLENDHETEQLFETEDNDHEGNDFENECEQLFEIEGNDLETDRDDTAIVDGQNGISERKEYPPPVVGMEFESYDDAYNFYNCYAKELGFAIRVKSSWTKRNSKEKRGAVLCCNCEGFKTIKEANSRRKETRTGCLAMIRLRLVESNRWRVDEVKLEHNHSFDPERAQNSKSHKKMVTGDKRKLEPPVDVEVRTIKLYRTPVVDAIGDGSSNSNEGEPNNHVDRSKRLKLKTGDAQVIYDYFCRVQLTDPNFFYVMDINDEGNLRNVFWINSRARAAYGYFGDVVAFDTTCLSNNYDIPLFTFVGVNHHGQSVLLGCGLLADETLETYIWFFRAWLTCMSGRPPQTILTNQCRTMQSAIAEVFPRAHHRFCLPHVMQSILDNLGELLEYDAFQNEFRRIVYDSLKVDEFEMAWEDMIQHFGMREHEWLQLLYEDRERWAPVYSKDTFFAGMSNFEKGECMSPFFEGYVYQQTSLKEFFYMYELVLQKKHQKEALDDLESRDSSPILKTSSYYELQLSKMCTKAIFQKFQDEVVMMSSCFGITQVHANGPIVTYMVKEREGEEILRDVKNLEVIYDKAAAEVRCICSCFNFKGYLCRHALCVLNYNGIEKIPFQYILSRWRKDFKRLYVPDLGSNNVDITNPVQWFDHLYRRAMQVVEEGMISQDHYMVAWQAFKESLNKVRLVADKHV; from the coding sequence ATGGCTTGTTTCTTATACCAGATAGAAGATGGTTCTCAAAACAGCAAGCAACTGCTCGAGAATGATGTTGACCTTGAAAATGACCATGAAACTGAGCAGTTGTTTGAGACTGAAGACAATGATCATGAAGGTAATGATTTTGAGAATGAGTGCGAGCAATTGTTTGAGATTGAAGGCAACGACCTTGAAACTGACAGGGATGATACAGCCATAGTTGATGGTCAAAATGGCATATCTGAGAGAAAGGAGTATCCCCCACCAGTTGTGGGGATGGAGTTTGAATCATATGATGATGcttacaatttttacaattgCTATGCCAAAGAACTTGGGTTTGCTATCAGGGTGAAATCTTCTTGGACAAAACGCAACAGCAAAGAAAAGCGCGGTGCAGTGCTCTGTTGCAACTGTGAGggtttcaaaacaataaaagaagcaaACAGTCGCAGGAAAGAAACTAGAACAGGTTGTCTAGCAATGATAAGGTTGAGGTTAGTGGAATCTAACAGGTGGAGAGTTGATGAAGTCAAGCTTGAGCACAATCATTCATTTGATCCCGAAAGAGCACAAAACTCCAAGTCACACAAGAAGATGGTGACTGGTGATAAAAGGAAGTTGGAGCCACCTGTTGATGTTGAAGTACGGACAATCAAGTTGTATCGAACACCTGTGGTAGATGCAATTGGTGATGGAAGCTCTAATTCCAACGAAGGAGAACCTAACAACCATGTTGATCGTTCCAAGCGCTTGAAGCTTAAAACAGGAGATGCACAAGTCATTTACGATTACTTCTGTCGGGTTCAGTTAACCGATCCAAATTTTTTCTATGTGATGGATATCAATGATGAAGGGAATTTGAGGAATGTATTTTGGATTAATTCTAGGGCTAGGGCTGCATATGGTTATTTTGGTGATGTGGTTGCATTTGACACAACATGCTTGTCAAACAATTATGATATTCCACTCTTTACATTCGTTGGTGTGAATCACCATGGGCAGTCTGTTCTGTTGGGCTGTGGTTTGCTTGCAGATGAGACATTAGAAAcatatatttggttttttagGGCATGGCTGACGTGCATGTCTGGTCGACCTCCACAAACCATCTTAACAAACCAGTGCAGGACCATGCAAAGTGCAATTGCGGAGGTGTTCCCCAGGGCTCACCATCGATTTTGTTTGCCACATGTCATGCAGAGCATTCTTGACAATTTGGGAGAGTTGCTGGAATACGATGCATTTCAGAACGAATTTAGGAGGATAGTGTATGATTCTTTAAAAGTGGATGAATTTGAAATGGCTTGGGAAGACATGATCCAGCACTTCGGAATGAGAGAACATGAGTGGCTTCAACTTTTGTATGAAGATCGAGAGCGATGGGCACCAGTATATTCGAAAGACACATTCTTTGCTGGAATGTCCAACTTTGAAAAGGGTGAGTGCATGAGCCCTTTTTTTGAGGGTTATGTGTATCAACAAACTTCTTTGAAAGAGTTTTTTTACATGTACGAATTAGTTCTACAAAAGAAGCATCAGAAAGAAGCTCTTGATGATCTTGAGTCAAGAGATTCAAGCCCTATTTTGAAAACAAGCTCCTATTATGAGTTGCAGCTTTCTAAGATGTGTACAAAAGCAATATTCCAGAAGTTCCAAGATGAGGTAGTAATGATGTCTTCTTGTTTTGGAATAACACAAGTTCATGCAAATGGGCCAATTGTAACATACATGGTTAAAGAACGTGAGGGGGAGGAGATTCTGCGAGACGTCAAGAATTTAGAAGTTATATATGATAAAGCAGCAGCAGAAGTCCGTTGCATTTGCAGTTGCTTTAACTTCAAAGGCTATCTTTGCCGACATGCGTTATGCGTCCTTAACTATAATGGCATAGAGAAAATCCCGTTTCAGTATATTTTGTCTAGATGGAGGAAGGATTTTAAGCGTCTCTATGTACCAGATCTTGGCTCCAATAATGTTGATATCACAAACCCAGTACAGTGGTTTGATCATTTGTATAGACGAGCCATGCAGGTTGTTGAGGAGGGCATGATATCCCAAGATCATTATATGGTTGCTTGGCAAGCATTTAAAGAGTCCTTGAATAAGGTTCGGCTTGTAGCAGATAAGCATGTGTAA